CAAGCGCCGCATCCGCTTCTTCAAATACCCGTCTGGCAACCGGAAAAGCCTCATATAAATCTTTGCCCATACCGACTACTTGGGATCCTTGTCCCGGAAAGACAAATGCTATTTTTTGCATGGCTCTTATCCCCCTTATTGCTCCTTGCATGTCTGTTCAATCGCAGACAGCACGGCAGGAATTCCCTTTACCATTTCCTGAATTACTTCTTCTACTGATGAAACACAATCGATCATGCCGGCAATCTGACCAATCATAACCGAACCGCGCTCAACGTCACCTTCACGCGCCGCAGCACGCAATTTTCCGGCTCCCATTTCTTCGAGTTCCTCCGGGGTAGCGCCATTTTTTTCACGCTCGAGATATTCTCTGGTCAACTTGTTAGAAATGACGCGCACCGGATGTCCTGTCGATACGCCAGTGACAACAGTGGAGCGGTCTTTCGCTTTCAAAATTGCCTGTTTATAATTTTCATGCGCAATGCATTCTTTGGTCGCGACAAAGCGAGTACCGATCTGTACCGCTTGCGCGCCAAGCGCAAATGCTGCAATAATGCCGCGAGAGTCAGCAATGCCGCCTGCTGCGATGACCGGAATCTTCACCGCATCAACGATTTGCGGCACCAATGCCATCGTCGTGATTTCACCGACGTGACCGCCGCTTTCCATGCCTTCTGCAATCAGCGCATCAACGCCTGTACGTTCCAGCCGTTTAGCCAGTGCAACCGATGCTACAACCGGGATCACCTTGCTGCCGATAGCCTTCAATGCCGGAATATACTCGCCAGGATTACCAGCCCCAGTTGTAACAACAGGAACTTTTTCTTCAATGACAACCTGCATAACTTCTTTGACAAACGGTGACATCAACATGACGTTGACGCCATAAACCTTATTAGTCAAAGCTTTCACCTTGCGAATTTCCGCCTGCAATGCATCCGGCGGCATATGTCCGGCGCCAATTACGCCAAGACCACCTGCGTTGGATACCGCCGCCGCGAGTTCTGCGGTCGCTACCCATGCCATACCACCTTGTACAATGGGATATTGAATATTGAGCAATTGACAAATTTTATTGTTAAACAATCTACAAATCCTCCCCACACCATTTCAGCACGCAAGACGCCCAGGTAAGGCCTGCACCGAAACCTACTACTACTACCACATCATTCTTCTTAACCTTACCGCTTTTTACCGCTTCATTCAACGCTATCGGTATCGATGCGGAAGAAGTATTGCCATATTTATCGACATTCACCATCACTTTATCCATCGGCATCTTCAAACGTTTAGCCGCCGATTGGATAATTCGGATGTTTGCCTGATGCGGAATCAGACAATCAACATCTTCCGAGGACAATCCAGCATGCTCAAGCGCTTTTGCCGCCGCTTCGCCCATCACTTTCACGGCAAACTTAAATACATCATTGCCGCTCATATGGACATAATGAAGTCGATCGGCTACCGTTTGCGCCGATGCTGGCATACGGGAACCGCCCGCCGGCATTTTCAAAAGATCGCCGCCCGAACCATCCGCACCTAACTCCACACCTAAGATGCCATACCCTTCTTCCACTTCGCCCAGTACTACCGCACCGGCGCCGTCGCCAAAGAGCACGCAAGTATTGCGATCGGTCCAATCAAGAATCTTTGATAGCGTCTCAGCGCCAATCACCAATACTTTTTTATAAGTTCCATTTTGAACGAACTGTGTACCAACCACGAGTCCATACGCAAAACCGGAACAGCCTGCAGCCAGATCGAATGCCGCTGCTTTTGTCGCACCAATGCGGTTTTGCACCAAACAGGCCGTAGACGGGAAAAACATATCCGGAGTGGCCGTTGCAACAATGACCAAGTCGATTTCGTCCGCAGACACTTTTGCATCCGCCAACGCCTTGAGCGCAGCCTGATACGCCAAGTCAGACGTAGCCGTTTCTTGATCGGCAATCCGTCTTTCGCGGATGCCGGTCCGATCTACAATCCACTCATCAGACGTTTCTACTATCGCCTCTAAGTCCTTATTTGTCAATACCTTTTCAGGCACATGACTACCAATGCCAATGATTCCGACCGAACGTTTCTTCACTTCATTCATGCATTGTTGCCCCTTCCTTGGCAATATTCTCTTTGATATGCTCTACCACTTTTTGTTCGTTAAATTCTTTTGCCACACGAATCGCATTGCGAATCGCCTTCGCCTTCGAACTGCCGTGACAAATAATAAAACCACCATTTACCCCTAATAACGGCGCACCGCCGTATTCAGCATAATCAAGTTTTTTCTTTAACGGCCGTAGTGCCGGCAGAACTAAAAGTGAGGCCAGCTTAACAAGTATATTGCTATTTTTAATTGATTCTTTCACCAAGTTCAAGATGACTTTAGCCAACCCCTCGCCCAATTTAAGAACCACATTACCAACAAAGCCATCGCAAACAACAACATCCACCGTACCTCGCGGCACGTCACGCCCTTCCACGTTGCCAATGAAATTAACCATTTTCAATTGTTTTAAAAGCGGATATGTGGCTAGTGCTTGCTCATTTCCTTTTGTTTCCTCTTCGCCGATGTTCAAGAGTCCGACACGCGGATTTTCGACACCAAGCACATATTGTGCGTACATAGCTCCCATGACTGCGCTCTGGACGAGTTGGCTAGGTTTACTATCCACATTCGCACCGGAGTCGAGCACAATCGTCGTCCCCGTCAAATTAGGGATCGGCGTGGCAATCGTCGGACGGTCAATGCCCGGGATACGCCCCAGGCCAAACAGTGCCGCAGCAACAGCCGCACCCGTACTTCCCGCCGAAATAACGGCGTCGCATTCACCCTCGCGCACCAATCGAGTGGCAACGACGATCGAAGCATCTTTCTTTTTGCGCACTGCAGCGCCAGGATGTTCATGCATTTCAATATTTTCACTGGCATGTCGAAGTGTAATCCCACTTTGACGCCACTTAGGCACTTCTTTATCAAGGATTCGCTGCAAAACAACTTCATCGCCCACCAGGACAACATCACAGCCATACTGTTTCACCGCCTGAGCTGCACCCAGGACAATTTCATGTGGAGCATGATCGCCCCCCATGGCATCAACGGCTATCTTCATATCTTATTCTCCCCGTATTCCATGGTCACCATGATAAACTTGGCCCGGAATACTTCCTGCTTATCATTGCGGGTCTTTACCCAGACAAAATGTTTATTGCCGCGGCGGCGTATCACTTCCGCCTTGGCAATCAAACGTTCCCCCGCATGAATAGGCACTTTATATTTTATATTCGCTACGCCGGTCAACGCGCCCGGCGCATCAATCACTGCCAATGCTAATGAATTCGCTTGGGAAAAGACGTGATGCCCGCGCGCAATCTGGGTGCGGCCAAAGACCATCGCTTCGGTCACGGTCATTACTGAAATGCCGTGACGGCCCAGCTCCAGATCAATGAGCTCCCCGACAATATCTTCGCTGGCAATCGTCTTTGGCGTATGCCGTGCAGATTCCGCCATTTGCTTCGTCCGTTCACGCAACTCGCGAATTCCAAGTTCCAGACGGTCTAGGCGAATTGTTTGCACACTGACCTTTAATTGCCCTGCCAATTCTTCATCCGTTAAAAACGGATTGCTCTTCAGTTTTTCCAGCAGCATTTCATGCCGAACTTTTTTATGCACACGTGCCATTTTTTCACTCAACGCCTGTCATATTCTTAGTAGTAACTATTATAACCAGTTGCTATTTGA
The sequence above is drawn from the Azotosporobacter soli genome and encodes:
- the fabK gene encoding enoyl-[acyl-carrier-protein] reductase FabK, which codes for MAWVATAELAAAVSNAGGLGVIGAGHMPPDALQAEIRKVKALTNKVYGVNVMLMSPFVKEVMQVVIEEKVPVVTTGAGNPGEYIPALKAIGSKVIPVVASVALAKRLERTGVDALIAEGMESGGHVGEITTMALVPQIVDAVKIPVIAAGGIADSRGIIAAFALGAQAVQIGTRFVATKECIAHENYKQAILKAKDRSTVVTGVSTGHPVRVISNKLTREYLEREKNGATPEELEEMGAGKLRAAAREGDVERGSVMIGQIAGMIDCVSSVEEVIQEMVKGIPAVLSAIEQTCKEQ
- a CDS encoding beta-ketoacyl-ACP synthase III, which produces MNEVKKRSVGIIGIGSHVPEKVLTNKDLEAIVETSDEWIVDRTGIRERRIADQETATSDLAYQAALKALADAKVSADEIDLVIVATATPDMFFPSTACLVQNRIGATKAAAFDLAAGCSGFAYGLVVGTQFVQNGTYKKVLVIGAETLSKILDWTDRNTCVLFGDGAGAVVLGEVEEGYGILGVELGADGSGGDLLKMPAGGSRMPASAQTVADRLHYVHMSGNDVFKFAVKVMGEAAAKALEHAGLSSEDVDCLIPHQANIRIIQSAAKRLKMPMDKVMVNVDKYGNTSSASIPIALNEAVKSGKVKKNDVVVVVGFGAGLTWASCVLKWCGEDL
- the plsX gene encoding phosphate acyltransferase PlsX, whose product is MKIAVDAMGGDHAPHEIVLGAAQAVKQYGCDVVLVGDEVVLQRILDKEVPKWRQSGITLRHASENIEMHEHPGAAVRKKKDASIVVATRLVREGECDAVISAGSTGAAVAAALFGLGRIPGIDRPTIATPIPNLTGTTIVLDSGANVDSKPSQLVQSAVMGAMYAQYVLGVENPRVGLLNIGEEETKGNEQALATYPLLKQLKMVNFIGNVEGRDVPRGTVDVVVCDGFVGNVVLKLGEGLAKVILNLVKESIKNSNILVKLASLLVLPALRPLKKKLDYAEYGGAPLLGVNGGFIICHGSSKAKAIRNAIRVAKEFNEQKVVEHIKENIAKEGATMHE
- the fapR gene encoding transcription factor FapR, with amino-acid sequence MARVHKKVRHEMLLEKLKSNPFLTDEELAGQLKVSVQTIRLDRLELGIRELRERTKQMAESARHTPKTIASEDIVGELIDLELGRHGISVMTVTEAMVFGRTQIARGHHVFSQANSLALAVIDAPGALTGVANIKYKVPIHAGERLIAKAEVIRRRGNKHFVWVKTRNDKQEVFRAKFIMVTMEYGENKI